In one window of Maribacter sp. BPC-D8 DNA:
- a CDS encoding non-ribosomal peptide synthetase/type I polyketide synthase, with protein sequence MEAKKVNLITDSTKAYWKNVLLDDVKLLDLPSRKLTVKNSDGQGSLLRTRFSADVTSKVKVSLADDNKIEVFLITALSVLLQRYTNQIDIAFGLTIDDNDNAHNKLSLFRNSIDPTADFTTLNNQTKEILALHKANPYPTDKFLKDFNLVKDNGENAVLDFVLAINSKKDAAAVSKDNDATDSIKFIGTVETDSNIKLVLNIADEHIKFDLVFNENVFEKDLIEQFMVHYKQIVPLLIEQPSTAVGSINILSEKEQSIVLNEFNTPYATYPKEKTIVDLLNEQAVETPNNIAVVYEENSLTYDELHKLSNQFADYLIKKHGATKGDFACLILERSEWLIVSMMGIIKAGAVYVPVDPNYPEERIDYIKEDSNCDFTIDAAAIEEFKATRDTYSTEEIKDITLEPNDLIYIIYTSGTTGKPKGVQLEHRNIVSLFVNDDQFYDFNENDVWTMFHSYCFDFSVWEMYGALLFGGKLIIPSKEVIKDPYEFMSLVIKEKVTILNQTPSSFLNIMGSLPSGAIDLNLRYVIFGGEALFPKYLEKWYRKFPSIQFVNGYGITETTIFTTFNIIDDEDIKTNISNIGNCISTLSSHVVNTNNQLQPIGVIGELCISGHGLARGYLNRPELTAQKFIDNPFAHGEKMYRSGDLVKRLSDGTLEYIGRIDHQVKIRGHRVELGEIESSIDAIAGIKRTVVLPNTNEEGETRLVAYLLADGEKPEISSIKQELFDTLPEFMMPTFFMWVDEFPTNSNGKIDKEKLPEPEYLRSSSDVIFRKPRTKTEKGLASIWEKELKVSGIGLDDNFFEMGGTSIVAQKVVNAIMKTLQVRIPVTKLYQHTTISTLSEFMGGDKKTVLFSSKRKVKNKSNDVAIIGMAGRFPGVNTIDEFWDVLKNGKETISFFTKEELDQSIPASLRNDPLYVAARGVVPSAKMFDARFFGLTPKLAEAMDPQQRLFLELAWEALEESGHLPEHYTGRVGVYAGAGTNTYYKKNVLPNSEVVETIGQLQLDTVNEKDYVASRTAYQLNLKGPAVSVHSACSTSLLAIAEAAESIRNGHCEVALAGGSSITAPINSGHLYQEGSMLSTDGHCRPFDAQAMGTVFSDGAGVIVLKNLEEAKNDGDIIYGVIKGVGINNDGGGKGSFTAPSAEGQANAIKSAIDDANISPDTISYVEAHGTATPLGDPIEIEGLNLAFGEQSKKNFCGLGSVKSNMGHMTAAAGVAGLIKTILAFNHKVIPPSLGFDKPNPVIDFENSPFYVTNTLTPWEVEGPRRAGISSFGVGGTNVHVVVEEYEMEAKTSKFQRPLQLLPISAKTETSLAGFETVLKKHIDAKLDLNLADVASTLSTTKASFSHRRFILASDTKDASAFLIDNNLKATQSSVVKNVPSEIVFLLPGQGSQYLNMGKDLYEGESVFREAVDICSDLLLDTIKVDIREIIFQDASSEDAENKLRDTRYTQPALFTIEYALAQLWMSWGIQPTVLCGHSLGEFVGAHLAGVFSLEDALKLVSMRGILVSGLPKGSMLTVRIDQESLEQMLPDTLSIAAVNSAKLCVVSGEDDEITKFSELLKEQSLPYRLIATSHAFHSSMMDPILEEFGDVVKKINLNIPELPIISTVTGTWLTNEEAVDPVYWTNHLRDTVRFSDAMDTIVKLEDVVLLEVGPGNTLTTLSRQNKGAKNIKSLASLPIPKKDENSYHGVLKALGQLWLTGLTVDWNALYINQERQKLRLPTYVFDRKPCWIDPVVSIPKERTHLNADQPITRIIEKPKSAAPMRNVSILNKISELISNSYGIELEVADKDSSFLELGLDSLILTQMAITCKKEFKIPITFRQLNEDINTPELLANYLDKNLPAEFMAPQPVAEAAPQPVAAFNQMQQVVPANYNTSATNQTAIGLIGEQLNLLSRQLQLLQGNTVAQAPQPVAVQKPVPAKVVNGSASLDARSEQEKLEHKKPFGASPRIEKKSTGLDQAQSQYLKDLTIKYNTKTIGSKNYAQDNRAKMADPRVVSGFKPLTKELVYPVVIGKSSGNRLWDVDGNEYIDALNGFGSCFFGYQPDFIKKAMHDQIELGYEVGPQHPLAGEVCELLCEFTGHDRAALCNTGSEAVLGAMRIARTVTGRSLIVAFTGAYHGINDEGIVRGSQKKKTFPAAAGILPEAVQNMLILDYGTDESLQIIKERAHEIAGVLIEPVQSRRPDFQPVEFIKNVREVTTAEDIPFIFDEVITGFRMHPGGAQALFDVKADLATYGKVIGGGVSIGAIVGKKEYMDALDGGFWQYGDDSYPEVGVTYFAGTFVRHPLALASAKAVLLHMKEQGPSLQANVSAMTERMAKSLNATIEKDGLPIEITYFGSLWRLKFKKEIPHSELLFVSMREKGIHIWDGFPCFLTTAYTSDDVDFLMKTLLSSIDELVAVGILTKEGINGNHVVSSQSSFDKLNTPPVPGARLGRDEKGQPAWYVADASQESGYMKIDI encoded by the coding sequence ATGGAAGCCAAAAAAGTGAATTTAATAACCGATTCTACAAAAGCCTATTGGAAGAATGTTTTATTAGATGATGTAAAATTACTAGACCTGCCGAGTAGAAAGCTTACTGTAAAGAATAGCGATGGTCAAGGGTCGTTGTTGCGTACCCGATTTTCTGCTGATGTCACTAGTAAAGTAAAGGTTAGTTTAGCTGACGATAATAAGATTGAAGTATTTTTAATTACGGCATTAAGTGTTCTTTTACAGCGATACACGAATCAAATTGATATTGCATTTGGTTTAACTATCGATGATAACGACAATGCTCATAATAAGCTATCGCTATTTAGAAATAGCATAGATCCTACTGCAGACTTTACTACTTTAAATAATCAAACAAAAGAGATACTTGCTTTACATAAAGCGAATCCATACCCGACCGATAAATTTTTAAAAGATTTTAATCTAGTAAAGGACAATGGTGAAAATGCAGTTTTAGATTTTGTATTAGCGATAAATTCTAAAAAAGACGCGGCTGCTGTTTCAAAAGACAACGATGCTACAGATTCCATTAAGTTTATAGGTACGGTTGAAACTGATTCTAATATTAAGCTTGTATTGAATATTGCTGATGAGCATATCAAATTCGACCTCGTTTTTAATGAGAATGTTTTCGAAAAAGATTTGATTGAACAGTTTATGGTGCATTACAAGCAAATTGTGCCGCTTTTAATTGAACAACCATCAACAGCAGTAGGTAGTATTAATATTCTTTCAGAAAAAGAGCAATCTATAGTATTGAATGAATTTAATACCCCTTATGCGACATACCCAAAAGAGAAAACTATTGTTGATCTTTTAAATGAACAAGCAGTTGAAACTCCGAATAACATAGCGGTTGTTTACGAAGAAAATTCGTTAACCTATGATGAGCTTCATAAACTATCGAATCAATTTGCCGACTATCTTATTAAAAAACATGGCGCAACCAAAGGTGATTTTGCTTGTTTAATACTGGAGCGTAGCGAATGGTTGATTGTAAGTATGATGGGTATTATAAAGGCAGGGGCTGTATATGTACCTGTAGATCCAAATTACCCAGAGGAGCGAATCGATTACATTAAAGAAGATAGTAATTGCGATTTCACGATTGATGCAGCGGCAATAGAAGAATTTAAGGCAACTCGCGATACCTATTCTACTGAAGAGATTAAAGACATCACACTAGAGCCAAACGATTTAATATATATCATTTACACTTCTGGTACTACGGGTAAGCCTAAAGGTGTACAATTAGAGCATAGAAATATTGTAAGTCTGTTCGTTAATGATGATCAGTTTTATGATTTTAATGAGAACGATGTGTGGACCATGTTCCATTCGTATTGTTTTGATTTCTCGGTTTGGGAAATGTATGGGGCATTGTTATTTGGGGGTAAGCTAATCATTCCTTCAAAAGAGGTGATTAAAGATCCTTATGAATTTATGTCTTTAGTGATAAAGGAAAAGGTGACGATTTTAAATCAAACACCATCTTCCTTTTTGAATATTATGGGTAGTCTGCCTTCAGGTGCTATCGATTTAAACTTACGATATGTCATTTTTGGCGGTGAGGCACTATTTCCTAAGTATCTAGAAAAATGGTATCGCAAATTTCCAAGTATTCAGTTTGTAAATGGATATGGTATTACAGAAACGACCATATTTACAACCTTTAATATTATTGATGATGAAGATATCAAAACCAATATTTCTAATATTGGTAACTGTATATCAACATTATCTTCTCATGTTGTAAATACCAATAACCAATTGCAACCTATAGGTGTTATAGGCGAATTATGTATTTCTGGGCATGGTCTCGCAAGAGGTTATTTGAATAGACCAGAACTGACCGCTCAGAAGTTTATAGATAATCCTTTTGCGCATGGAGAAAAAATGTACCGTTCTGGGGATTTAGTAAAAAGACTTTCTGATGGTACTTTAGAGTATATCGGTAGAATAGATCACCAAGTTAAGATCCGTGGGCATAGAGTAGAATTAGGGGAAATTGAATCTTCTATTGATGCTATTGCAGGGATAAAACGTACGGTGGTATTGCCTAATACAAATGAAGAAGGTGAAACCAGGTTGGTTGCCTATCTTTTAGCTGACGGTGAAAAACCTGAAATAAGTAGTATTAAGCAAGAACTTTTTGATACACTACCAGAATTTATGATGCCTACATTTTTCATGTGGGTAGATGAGTTTCCGACTAATTCAAACGGTAAAATCGATAAAGAAAAATTACCAGAGCCAGAGTATCTTAGGTCATCATCTGATGTAATTTTTAGAAAACCTCGTACTAAGACTGAAAAAGGTCTTGCCAGTATTTGGGAAAAAGAACTAAAAGTATCGGGTATAGGTTTAGACGATAACTTCTTTGAAATGGGCGGTACTTCTATTGTAGCGCAAAAAGTGGTCAACGCCATTATGAAAACGCTTCAAGTTAGAATACCGGTAACCAAATTATATCAGCATACTACGATTTCTACGCTTTCAGAATTTATGGGCGGAGATAAGAAAACAGTATTGTTTTCTAGTAAGCGAAAAGTAAAAAATAAGTCTAACGATGTTGCCATTATTGGTATGGCAGGTAGGTTTCCTGGTGTCAATACCATTGATGAATTTTGGGATGTCTTAAAAAATGGAAAAGAAACGATTTCATTTTTCACGAAAGAAGAATTAGATCAAAGTATTCCAGCATCTTTACGAAATGATCCTTTATATGTTGCTGCAAGGGGTGTTGTGCCATCTGCAAAAATGTTCGACGCCCGTTTCTTTGGTTTAACGCCTAAATTGGCAGAAGCTATGGATCCCCAACAACGTCTATTTTTAGAATTGGCTTGGGAGGCTCTTGAAGAATCTGGTCACTTGCCAGAACATTATACAGGTAGAGTAGGGGTTTATGCTGGTGCAGGTACAAATACCTATTATAAAAAGAATGTACTGCCAAATAGTGAAGTTGTAGAAACCATTGGCCAGCTACAGTTAGATACTGTGAACGAGAAAGATTATGTGGCTTCAAGAACTGCGTATCAATTAAATCTAAAAGGTCCGGCAGTTAGTGTGCATTCGGCATGTTCTACATCATTATTGGCGATTGCCGAAGCAGCAGAATCTATACGAAACGGTCATTGCGAAGTTGCCCTAGCGGGTGGTTCTAGTATTACCGCTCCTATTAATAGCGGACACCTTTATCAAGAGGGTTCGATGCTAAGTACAGATGGTCATTGTAGACCTTTTGATGCTCAAGCAATGGGAACTGTTTTTAGTGATGGCGCTGGTGTAATCGTTTTAAAGAATTTAGAGGAAGCTAAAAACGACGGAGATATTATTTATGGTGTCATTAAAGGCGTAGGTATAAATAACGATGGTGGTGGCAAAGGTAGTTTTACGGCACCAAGTGCAGAAGGTCAAGCAAATGCTATTAAAAGTGCTATCGACGATGCCAATATTTCACCTGATACCATTAGCTATGTAGAAGCACATGGTACGGCGACTCCATTAGGGGACCCTATAGAAATAGAAGGTCTTAATCTCGCTTTCGGTGAGCAGTCAAAAAAGAATTTTTGTGGCCTAGGTTCTGTAAAGAGTAATATGGGGCACATGACTGCAGCAGCAGGTGTTGCCGGTCTAATAAAAACAATTTTAGCCTTTAATCATAAAGTAATTCCACCTTCATTAGGTTTTGATAAACCTAACCCTGTAATTGATTTTGAAAATAGTCCTTTTTACGTCACCAATACATTAACTCCGTGGGAAGTTGAAGGTCCGAGAAGAGCAGGTATAAGTTCATTCGGTGTAGGTGGTACCAATGTACATGTTGTGGTTGAGGAATATGAAATGGAGGCGAAGACTTCTAAATTTCAACGTCCTTTACAATTATTGCCTATTTCTGCAAAAACAGAAACTAGTTTAGCCGGATTCGAAACCGTACTTAAAAAACATATCGATGCTAAACTAGATCTTAATTTAGCTGATGTTGCGTCTACCTTAAGTACTACAAAAGCTAGTTTTAGCCATCGTAGATTTATTTTAGCGAGTGATACAAAAGACGCTTCTGCGTTTTTGATTGATAACAATCTAAAGGCTACACAGTCATCGGTTGTAAAAAACGTACCGAGTGAGATTGTATTCTTACTTCCTGGTCAGGGTTCCCAGTATTTAAATATGGGTAAAGACTTATATGAAGGGGAAAGCGTTTTTAGAGAGGCTGTTGATATTTGTTCCGATTTACTGTTAGATACTATAAAGGTAGATATTAGAGAAATCATTTTTCAGGATGCAAGTTCTGAAGATGCAGAAAACAAATTACGTGATACCCGTTATACACAACCTGCATTATTTACCATAGAATATGCGCTTGCACAATTGTGGATGAGTTGGGGAATTCAGCCTACCGTTTTATGCGGACATAGCCTAGGGGAATTTGTAGGTGCCCATTTAGCAGGAGTTTTCAGTTTAGAAGATGCATTGAAATTGGTTTCAATGAGAGGTATTTTGGTAAGCGGACTTCCAAAAGGGAGTATGCTAACCGTTAGAATAGATCAAGAGTCTCTTGAGCAAATGCTACCAGATACATTATCTATTGCTGCTGTAAATTCTGCAAAGCTTTGTGTGGTTTCTGGCGAAGATGATGAGATCACGAAATTCAGTGAGCTTTTAAAAGAGCAGAGTTTACCATACCGTTTAATTGCTACCAGTCATGCCTTTCATTCATCTATGATGGATCCTATTTTAGAGGAATTTGGTGATGTGGTTAAAAAAATTAATTTAAACATTCCTGAATTACCAATAATATCTACCGTTACAGGCACTTGGCTTACGAATGAAGAAGCTGTAGATCCTGTATACTGGACAAACCATTTAAGAGATACCGTACGTTTTTCAGATGCTATGGATACCATAGTAAAGTTAGAAGACGTTGTATTGTTAGAAGTTGGTCCTGGAAATACGCTTACCACTTTAAGTCGTCAGAACAAAGGCGCAAAAAATATAAAATCTTTAGCTTCTTTACCTATCCCGAAAAAAGATGAGAATTCTTATCACGGGGTATTGAAAGCTTTAGGTCAATTATGGCTAACTGGTCTTACTGTAGATTGGAATGCCTTATACATAAACCAAGAAAGGCAAAAACTTAGATTACCAACTTATGTTTTTGACCGCAAACCATGCTGGATCGACCCGGTGGTATCTATTCCTAAAGAAAGAACCCATTTGAATGCCGATCAGCCGATAACTAGAATAATAGAAAAACCAAAAAGTGCCGCACCAATGAGAAACGTCTCTATTTTAAATAAAATTTCAGAGCTAATTTCAAATTCATACGGAATTGAGCTTGAAGTTGCCGACAAAGACAGCAGCTTTCTAGAATTAGGATTAGATTCTTTGATTCTAACACAAATGGCAATTACTTGTAAAAAAGAATTTAAGATTCCGATTACATTTAGACAGCTAAATGAAGATATCAATACGCCTGAGCTTTTGGCGAATTACTTAGATAAGAATTTGCCAGCAGAGTTTATGGCGCCACAACCGGTTGCAGAAGCAGCTCCTCAACCAGTTGCCGCTTTTAATCAAATGCAACAAGTTGTTCCTGCTAATTATAATACTTCGGCTACGAACCAAACGGCTATTGGCTTAATAGGTGAGCAGCTTAACTTATTAAGTCGTCAACTTCAGTTATTACAAGGTAATACTGTAGCTCAAGCTCCACAACCTGTTGCTGTTCAAAAGCCTGTGCCAGCAAAAGTGGTGAACGGGTCAGCTAGTTTAGATGCTCGTTCAGAACAAGAAAAGCTTGAACATAAAAAACCGTTCGGTGCTTCACCAAGAATTGAGAAGAAATCAACTGGTTTAGATCAGGCACAATCGCAGTATTTAAAGGACCTTACAATAAAGTACAATACCAAAACTATTGGTAGTAAAAATTACGCTCAAGATAATAGAGCAAAAATGGCAGATCCTAGAGTAGTATCTGGTTTTAAGCCATTAACCAAAGAATTAGTGTATCCCGTAGTGATCGGTAAATCTTCGGGTAACCGCTTATGGGATGTAGATGGTAATGAATATATAGACGCTTTAAACGGATTTGGGTCTTGCTTTTTTGGATATCAGCCCGATTTCATTAAAAAAGCGATGCATGACCAAATTGAGTTGGGTTATGAAGTTGGACCACAACACCCATTAGCGGGTGAGGTTTGTGAACTTCTATGTGAATTTACAGGTCATGATAGAGCTGCATTATGTAACACAGGGTCTGAAGCGGTTCTTGGTGCTATGCGTATTGCACGTACGGTAACAGGGCGCTCGCTTATTGTTGCATTTACAGGTGCTTACCATGGTATTAACGATGAAGGTATTGTAAGAGGTTCTCAAAAGAAAAAAACATTCCCAGCTGCTGCGGGTATACTTCCTGAAGCAGTTCAAAATATGTTAATTCTTGATTATGGAACAGACGAAAGTTTGCAGATCATAAAAGAAAGAGCACATGAAATTGCTGGAGTGCTTATAGAACCTGTTCAAAGTCGTAGACCAGATTTTCAACCCGTAGAATTTATAAAGAATGTTAGAGAAGTAACAACTGCTGAAGATATTCCATTTATTTTCGATGAGGTTATTACCGGTTTCAGAATGCATCCAGGTGGTGCGCAGGCATTATTTGATGTAAAAGCCGATTTAGCAACTTACGGTAAAGTTATTGGTGGCGGAGTTTCCATTGGTGCTATTGTAGGTAAAAAAGAGTATATGGATGCGCTTGATGGCGGATTTTGGCAATATGGTGATGACTCATACCCTGAGGTTGGGGTTACCTATTTTGCAGGTACTTTTGTTCGTCATCCTTTAGCATTGGCTTCTGCAAAGGCAGTCTTGCTTCACATGAAAGAACAAGGTCCAAGTCTGCAGGCAAATGTATCTGCTATGACAGAACGTATGGCAAAAAGCTTGAATGCTACTATTGAAAAAGACGGACTCCCAATAGAAATTACTTATTTTGGTTCTCTATGGAGATTGAAATTCAAGAAAGAGATACCGCATTCAGAATTGCTATTCGTTAGTATGCGTGAAAAAGGAATTCATATTTGGGACGGTTTCCCTTGCTTCTTGACCACTGCATATACGAGTGATGACGTTGATTTCTTAATGAAAACACTATTGTCTTCAATAGACGAATTGGTGGCTGTAGGTATACTTACTAAAGAAGGTATAAATGGTAATCACGTGGTTAGCTCGCAATCTTCTTTTGATAAACTAAATACGCCTCCGGTACCTGGTGCACGTTTGGGTAGGGATGAAAAAGGCCAACCAGCTTGGTATGTAGCAGATGCTAGCCAAGAAAGTGGGTATATGAAAATTGATATTTAA